ATGGTGTCCTCGTTGTGCACCGCGTTGACGAGGCGCTCGTACGCGGCGAAGAGCAGCGCCATGCCCGGCGCCTCGTAGATGCCGCGGCTCTTGGCCTCGATGATGCGGTTCTCGATCTGGTCGGACATGCCCAGCCCGTGGCGCCCGCCGACGGCGTTCGCCTCCAGCACGAGGTCGACCGGGGAGGAGAAGGTGCGCCCGTTGATGGAGACCGGGCGGCCCTGCTCGAAGCCGATGACGACGTCCTCGGCCTCGATCTCGACGGCCGGGTCCCAGAACCGCACGCCCATGATCGGCTGCACGATCTCGATGCCCGTGTCGAGCTGCTCGAGCGACTTGGCCTCGTGGGTGGCGCCCCAGATGTTGGCGTCGGTGGAGTAGGCCTTCTCCGTGGAGTCGCGGTAGGGCAGGTCGTGCGCGACCAGCCACTCCGACATCTCCTTGCGGCCGCCCAGCTCGGCGACGAACTGCGCGTCGAGCCACGGCTTGTAGATCCGCAGCGCCGGGTTGGCCATGAGGCCGTAGCGGTAGAACCGCTCGATGTCGTTGCCCTTGTAGGTGGAGCCGTCGCCCCAGATCTGCACGTCGTCGTCGAGCATCGCCCGGACGAGCTTGGTGCCGGTCACCGCGCGGCCCAGGGGCGTGGTGTTGAAGTACGCCCGACCGGCGGAACGGATGTGGAAGGCGCCGCACGTCAGCGCGGCCAGGCCCTCCTCCACCAGCGCCTCGCGGCAGTCGACCAGGCGCGCCACCTCGGCGCCGTACTGGCCGGCGCGGCCGGGCACGGCGTCGATGTCGGGCTCGTCGTACTGGCCGATGTTCGCGGTGTAGGTGCAGGGCACGGCGCCCTTGTCGCGCATCCAGGCGACCGCCACGGAGGTGTCGAGACCTCCGGAGAAGGCGATGCCGACGCGCTCGCCGACGGGCAGGGAGGTCAGGACCTTGGACACGGCCACTGATCCTGCCAGGAGTGGGCGGGGTGCTGCTCACTACGCTCCCCGACCATGGCCTCTTCACCGGTGAAGCAGCACAAGTTCCTGCTCGACGAGTCCGAGATGCCGACCCGCTGGTACAACATCGTGCCCGACCTGCCGGCGCCGCCCCCGCCGCCGCTGCACCCCGGCACGCACCAGCCGATCGGCCCGGAGGACCTCGCCGGCCTCTTCCCGATGGACCTCATCGCGCAGGAGGTCAGCACCGAGCGCTACATCGACATCCCCGAGGAGGTGCAGGAGGTCTACCGCCTCTGGCGCCCCTCACCGCTCTACCGCGCGCACTCCCTGGAGAAGGCGCTCGGCACCCCGGCACGCATCTACTACAAGTACGAGGGCGTCAGCCCCGCCGGCTCGCACAAGCCCAACACCGCCGTCCCGCAGGTCTTCTACAACGCCAGGGCCGGCGTGAAGAAGCTGACCACGGAGACCGGCGCGGGCCAGTGGGGCACCGCGCTGGCGTTCGCGTGCTCGCTGTTCGACCTCGAGTGCGAGGTGTGGCAGGTCGGCGGCTCCTACGACGCCAAGCCCTACCGCCGCACCCTCATCGAGACCTTCGGCGGCACGGTGCACCGCTCGCCGTCGCGCCTCACCGAGGCCGGACGGGCCTTCCCCGAGGACCACACCGGCTCCCTGGGCATCGCCATCTCCGAGGCGGTGGAGGTGGCCGCGCAGCGCGAGGACACCAAGTACGCCCTCGGCTCGGTGCTCAACCACGTGCTGCTGCACCAGACCGTCATCGGCGAGGAGGCGCTGCTGCAGCTGGCCAAGGCCGGGGAGACCGACGTCGACCTCGTCATCGGCTGCACCGGCGGCGGCTCCAACTTCGGCGGGCTGTGCTTCCCGTTCCTGCGCGAGAAGATGGCCGGGCGCATCAACCCCGAGATCCGCGCCGTCGAGCCGGCGTCCGCGCCGAGCCTGACCCGCGGGGAGTACCGGTACGACTTCGGCGACACCGCCGGGCTCACCCCGCTGATGAAGATGCACACCCTCGGCCACGACTTCGTGCCCGACCCCATCCACGCCGGCGGCCTGCGCTACCACGGCATGGCCCCGCTCATCAGCCACGTCTACGAGCTGGGCCTCATGACGGCCACCAGCGTCGACCAGACCGCCTGCTTCGACGCCGCGGTCCGCTTCGCCCGCACCGAGGGCATCGTGCCGGCCCCCGAGCCGACGCACGCCCTCGCCGTGGCGATCCAGGAGGCGCTGGCCTGCAAGGAGACCGGGGAGGAGAAGGTCATCGTCACCGCGCTGTGCGGCCACGGCCTGCTCGACCTCGCCGCCTACGAGGCCTTCCTCGCCGGTCGCATGACCGACTCCGGCCTGTCCGAGGAGGACCTGCGCACGGCGCTCGCGGCCGTGCCCGCGATCGGCTGACCGGGCGGGCGCCCTCGTCGTCCTGGTCAGACCGACCAGGACGACGACGGGCGCAGCGGCCGCGCGCTCAGCCGTGGAGCTGGCGCACGACCTCCTCGAGGTAGAGCCGGCGCACGGCGGCGTGGCGGCCGAGCTGGTCGCCGCGCGTCAGCAGCGCACCCGTGAGCGACAGCCGGTGCGCGTCCTCCACGGCCTCGAGGAACCGGCGGGCGTCAGCGGCGGCGCCGGGGTCGAGCACGAGCTCCAGGGTCACCCGCTCGCGGCCCTCCCGGGCCGCGCGGACCACCTGCGTGCGCACCTGCACCCGCGCCGGCTCGAAGGCCTGGACGGCGGCGTCGAGGCGGCGCGCGAGCACGACCTCCTCGGGGGCGTCGTGCTCGGCGCGCGCCACGACGGCCGGGTCGTGCATGACGATCTGCAGCTCGCGGACGATGTCGTCGAGGTGCTCCTTGGCGGCCAGCAGCGCCGCCACGGGGAGGTCGGGGACCACCACGGTGACGGCCGTGTCGAGGTCGGCCCACATGGCGAGGAGGTCATCGGCGCTGGGGTCGTCGGGGTCGGTCCGCTCCTCGTCCCCGCCGAGCTCGAACCACACGCACTTGCCGGAGCCGGTGCGCTCGCTGCCCCAGCGGGAGGCCAGGGCCGCGACGAGCACCATGCCGCGCCCCGTCATGGAGGTCTGCAGCGCCGTGGCGAGGACCGGCATCGAGGGGCTGCCGTCGATGACGTCCACGCGGACGCGCTGGCGGTCCTGCCAGGACAGCACCACCTCGAAGGGGGTGCGCGCGTGCAGCACGGCGTTCGCCGCCAGCTCGGACAGCACCAGGCCGGCGTCGTCGGACAGGTCGGGGCGGCCGCGGGCGGCCAGCTCCGCCTCCACGAAGCGGCGGGCCTCGCGCACGGACGCCGTGACGGCCGGGTAGCGCGTGGCGCTGCGCCACCCCGTCCCGCCGCCGAACGACGTCTCCAGCCCCACCTGGCCATCCTCCTCGCGGGTCCGTCGAGCCGGGGGAGGGCACCGGCGCGGAGTCTCGGGGGTCACAGTAGGTGACCGCTGCCGCCCGGGAGCGGAGAAGGTCGCATGTCGCACCTGCTCGGCGCCCCCGCGTCACCGCGAGACCCCCTCCGCCGTCGCCGTGGGACCCTCGGGGACGTGCCAGACCCCGCCGACGCCACCACCGCCCTCGAGGTGGACCGGCGCCCCGACCTGCCCTCGCGCCTGCCGACGGGCGGCGCCGCGGCGGACCCGGACGCCGTCTTCGAGGCCTTCGAGGGGTGGGCCACCGACCGCGGCCTGAGCCTGTACCCGGCCCAGGAGGAGGCGCTCATCGAGGTGGTGAGCGGCTCGCACGTGGTGCTCGCCACCCCCACCGGGTCGGGCAAGTCGCTGGTGGCGCTCGGGGCGCACGCCGCGGCCATGGCGTCCGGGCGCCGCTCCGTCTACACCGCCCCCATCAAGGCCCTCGTCAGCGAGAAGTTCTTCGCGCTGGTGGAGGTGCTGGGAGCCCAGAACGTGGGCATGGTCACCGGTGACGGCGCGGTCAACGCCTCGGCGCCGGTGGTGTGCTGCACCGCCGAGGTGCTGGCCAACCGCGCGCTGCGCGAGGGCGCCGACCTGGACGTCGGGCTCGTCGTCATGGACGAGTTCCACTACTACGCCGACCGCGACCGCGGCTGGGCCTGGCAGGTGCCGCTGCTGGAGCTGACCCGCGCGCAGTTCCTCCTCATGTCCGCGACCCTCGGCGACACGTCGCGCTTCACCGACGACCTGCGCCGCCGCACCGGGCGCGAGGCCGTGCTGGTGGCCGGCGCGGAGCGTCCCGTGCCGCTCCACCACCGCTGGGCCATGACGCCCGTGCACGAGACGCTGGAGGAGCTGCTCGAGGCCCGCGAGGCGCCCGTCTACGTGGTCCACCCCACGCAGGCCGCGGCCCTGGAGCGCGCCCAGGCGTTGCTCTCCGTCACCGTCGCGGACAAGGGCGCCCGGGAGCGGATCGGCGAGGCCCTCGGCGGCTTCCGCTTCACGGCGGGCTTCGGGCAGGTGCTCTCCAAGCTCGTCCGCCACGGCGTGGGCGTGCACCACGCGGGCATGCTCCCCAAGTACCGCCGCCTCGTGGAGACCCTCGCGCAGGAGGGGCTGCTGCCCGTCATCTGCGGCACCGACACCCTTGGCGTGGGCATCAACGTGCCGATCCGGTCGGTGCTCGTCACGTCGTTGACCAAGTTCGACGGGCGCCGCACGCGCCTGCTGAGCGCGCGCGAGTTCCACCAGATCGCCGGGCGCGCCGGCCGTGCCGGCTTCGACACCTCCGGCACGTGCGTGGTGCAGGCCCCCGACCACCTCATCGAGAACGAGCGGGCGCTGGCCAAGGCCGGTGACGACCCCAAGAAGCGCCGCAAGGTGGTCAAGAAGAAGCCGCCGGAGGGCGAGGTCAGCTGGGCGCAGCCCACCTTCGAGCGGCTCGTCGCCGCGGCCCCGGAGCCGCTGACCAGCCAGATGCGGGTGACCCACGCGATGGTGCTCAACACCATCGCCCGTCCCGCGCCGACCGTGCCGGCGTTCCGCCGGCTGCTGCGCGACAACCACTCCGACCGCGCCACCCAGGTGCGCCTGGTGAAGCGGGCGGTGGCGATCGTGCGCGAGCTGGTGGCCGCCGACGTGGTCGAGAAGCTCGACGAGCCGGACGGCGACGGCCGCACGCTGCGCCTCACGGTGGACCTGCAGGCCGACTTCGCGCTCAACCAGCCGCTGTCGACCTTCGCGGTGGCGGCGCTCGACGTGCTCGACCCCGCCTCGCCGACGCCCGCCCTCGACGTCGTCAGCGTGGTGGAGGCGACCCTCGACGACCCCCGCCCGATCCTGCTGGCCCAGCAGTTCGCCGCCCGCGGCGAGGCGGTGGCGGCGATGAAGGCCGAGGGGATCGAGTACGAGGAGCGCATGGAGCTGCTCGAGGAGGTCACCTGGCCCAAGCCGCTGGAGGAGCTGCTCGGGGCGGCCTTCGAGCAGTACCGCCAGAGCGCGCCGTGGCTGCCGGAGGACGCGCTGAGCCCCAAGTCGGTGGTGCGCGAGATGCTCGAGCAGGCGATGACCTTCGGCGACCTGGTCCGCCGCTACAACCTCTCCCGCTCCGAGGGTGCGGTGCTGCGCTACCTGTCCGACGCCTACCGGGCCCTGCGCCAGACCGTCCCCGAGGACCGGCGCGGGGAGGGCCTGGACGACGTCATCGAGTGGCTCGGCGAGGTGGTCCGCCAGACCGACTCCAGCCTGCTCGACGAGTGGGAGGCGCTCACCCACCCCGAGGCGCTGGTCGACGGGTCTGCGCCCCCGCCCCCGCCGGCCCTGCGGGGGATCACGGCCAACGTGCGCGCGTTCACCGTGCAGGTCCGCAACGCGATGTGGCAGCGGGTCGACCTCCTGGCCCGCCGCCGCGCGTGGGACCTCGCCCAGCTCGACCCCGCGCTCGACCTCGACGCCTGGCAGGCGGTGGTGGCCGACTACTACGCCGAGCACGACGACGTCGGGGTGTCCGCGGCCTCCCGCGCTCCTGCGCTGCTGCAGGTCACCCACGAGAGGGAGGCGCGGCTGTGGCACGTGCGCCAGGTCGTCGACGACCCGGCGGGCGACCACGACTGGGGCTTCCTCGCCACGGTCGACCTGGAGGCCTCCGACCTGGAGGGGACCGCCGTCATCACCGGCCACGGGCTCCAGCGCATGTGATGCCCTCCTCCGGCACTCTCCCGCACGAGTGCCGGTGTGAGACCCCTCGGACCGGCACTCGCGCGGGAGAGTGCCGGCCTGGGCGGGTCAGACGCGGCGCTTGCGGCGCTCCGGCACGAGCAGCGCCAGCAGCCACGACACCACCCCGACGACGAGCGCCCCCAGCACCGCCGACCAGAAGAACCGGTCCACCACCAGCGTCAGCGGCGTGAAGCTCGACACCCACGCCGTCAGCTCGAGCATCGCGGCGTTCACCACCAGCGAGAACAGCCCCAGCGTCAGCACGTACAGCGGCAGCGACAGCAGCTTCACGACCGGCCGCACCACGGTGTTGACCACGCCGAACACCGCTCCCACCACCACGAACGTCACCGCCTGCTGGAGGTGGCCCTCGCGGGCGGTGATCGCGATGCCGGGCACCACGAGCGTGGTCACCCACAGGGCGACGGCGTTGACGAGCACGCGGACGATCACGGACATGCCCGCATGCTGGCAGACCACCTCGGATGTAGCGGCGCAGCGCGCACCGGACACGTAGGGGTGTGAGCACCCCGCTGACCACCGCCCCCGCCGCGGCTCCACCCACACCGCCAGGAGGGCCGGTGCCCGACGAGGACCGCTTCCAGGCCCTGTTCCGCGCTGCCTACCCCGACCTCGTCAGGTTCGTCGAGCGGCGGCTGCACCCGCTGGCCGCGGAGGACGTCGTCGCGGAGGTCTTCGTGGTCGCCTGGCGCCGGCTGGAGGAGGTCCCCGCCGACCACGGCCGGGCCCGCGCGTGGCTCTTCGGCGTGGCGCAGCGGACCATGCTGAACGCCCGCCGCGGCGACGCGCGCCGCCAGGCGCTCGCGGTGCGCGTCGGGTCGGTGCTGCCCGCCGACGTCGTCCCCGACGGCAGCGACCAGGTGGTCTCCCAGGTCGACCTCGCCCGCGCCTGGTGCCTGCTCAGCCCCGCCGACCAGGAGGCGCTCACCCTCACCGCGCTCGACGGCCTGACCACCGTCGAGGCCGCCGGGGTGCTCGGCATCAGCCGCACCGCGCTGAGCCTGCGCCTGGTCCGCGCCCGCCGGCGCCTGCGCGTGCACCTCGACCACCCCGCCACCCCGAAGACCGCGCCCGCTGACGGAGGCCCCCGATGAACGCCCCCCTGACCGAGCTGGACCTCACCCGCATCGACCCCACCCTGGGGCGCACCCCCGACCCCGCCTCCCCGGCGGCGGAGGCACTGCTGGCGCGGGTGCTCGCCACCCCGCGCACCCCGGAGGACCTGACCAGGGGGACGACGACGGCGACCGTCCGGCGCTCGGCCCGGCTGCGCCGCCGGTGGGTGCTCGTCGGCGCGGCGGCGGCTGTGACGGCCGCTGGCCTCGTGGCCTCGCAGGTGGTGTCCGACGCCGGGACGCCGCAGGCGTTCGCCTCCTGGACCTCCGACCCGACGCCGCTCACAGCCGAGCAGGCAGCCACGGCCGAGGCCGACTGCCTCGCCCTGATGACCGACGAGGGCCGGACGCCGCGAGGTGAGCGGGTGGCGGGTCTCGCCGACACCAGGGGCGGCTACCTCGCTGCGCTCGCCGCCACGGACCAGGGCGTCGCGACGTGCCTCTCCGCGCTGCCTGGCCGGCGCGACCCGGTCCTCGGCGCGGGGACGGGCCTGGGGGCGTGGGTTCCGGCGGACGCCGTCGCCGCCCCCGCGCCGGACGGGACGACGGTCGTCTTCGGGGGCGGCATGACGACCGCCCAGGGGTCGTACACCCAGGCGTTCGGCCGTGCGGGCGCCGACGTGACGGGCGTCGTGCTCACCGACGCCGACGGGCGCCGCGTGCAGGCCACCCTCGGCGGCGGGTGGTTCACGGCCTGGTGGCCGGCTGAGGCCACGGACTCCCTCACCGTCCGCACGACGCTGGCCGACGGCCGCACCACCGAGCGCGTGGTGCACCGCGGCGAGCACTGAGCACCACGCCCTTGCCTTCCCGCTCCGCAGCGCCTCGTGGGCACTCTCCCGCTCGAGTGCCGGTAGCAAGGTCCCCTCACCGGCACTCGGGCGGGAGAGTGCCGGCAGGGGGGCGGGCACCCCGGCTGAGAACGTTCTCAACGCCGGCGGGGCATGATGGCCCGCATGAGCGCTGCGACGGAGCAGAACAGGGCCCAGGCGGCCCCCGGGGTGCCTGACCGCCTCCCGGAGACGATGCGGGCCAGCGTGCTGCTGGCCGAGAACACGGTCGAGGTGCAGGAGCGCCCCGTCCCCGAGGCGGGTCCCGGGGAGGTGCTCGTCAGGGTGGGCTCCGTCGGGGTCTGCGGCTCCGACGTCCACTACTACCGGCACATGCGCGCCGGGGAGTTCGTCGTCGAGTCGCCGATGGTGCTGGGCCACGAGATGGGCGGCACCGTGGTGGCCGTCGGCTCCGGCGTGGACGCGTCCCGCGTCGGCGAGCGCGTGGCGGTGGACCCGCAGCGCCCCTGCCACCACTGCTCGCAGTGCCTGGCCGGCCGCTACAACCTCTGCCCGCACATGCGCTTCTACGCCACGCCGCCGGTGGACGGGTCCTTCGCCGAGTACGTCACCGCCCCCGCGGAGTTCGCCTTCCCCGTGGCCGATGGCCTCTCCGACGACGCGGCCGCCCTCCTCGAGCCGCTCAGCGTGGGCATCGCCGCGATGCGCAAGGCCCGCGTGGTGCCCGGCCAGCGGGTGCTCATCGCCGGCGCCGGCCCGATCGGCATCATCACCGCCCAGGTCGCCCGGGCCTTCGGCGCTCGCGAGGTCATCATCACCGACCTCGTGGCGCCCCGCCGCGAGCGCGCCCTGGGCTTCGGCGCCACCAGCGCGGTCGACCCGCGCGAGACCGACGTGACGGCCCTCCAGGTCGACTCCTTCATCGACGCCTCCGGCGCCCCGCCGGCCATCACCTCCGGCATCCGGTCCGTGCGCGGCGGTGGCACCGCCGTGCTGGTGGGCCTCGGCAACCCGGAGCTGACGCTGCCGGTGAGCTACATCCAGGACAACGAGATCTCCCTGACCGGCATCTTCCGGTACACCGACACCTGGCCGCTGGCCGCGCACCTGGTGGCGTCGGGCCAGGTGGACGTCGACTCCCTCGTCACCGGCCGCTACGACCTCGACCACGCCGCCGACGCGCTCGACTCCGACAAGGACCCGGAGAGCCTGAAGTCCGTCGTGGAGCCGTGGCGCTGATGGCGGCGGGCTGGGGGCCGTTCAGCCTCGAGGGGCGCACCGCCGTCGTCACCGGCGGCAACCAGGGCCTCGGGCGCGCCTTCGCGCTCGGCCTGGCGGCCGCCGGCGCGAAGGTCGCGATCATCGCCCGTGACGGAGCCCGGTCCCAGGCGTTCGTCGACGAGGCGGCAGCGGACGGCGTCGAGCTGGTCCGGGTGGACGCCGACCTCACCGTCGACGCCGACGTCGAGCGCGCCACCGCCGAGGCCCTGGCGGGTCTCGGCGGCCGCATCGACGTGCTGGTCAACAACGCCGGCACGTGCTTCCACCGGTCCAGCTGGGAGGTGCCCGACGACGAGTGGTCGGCGGTGTTCGACCTCAACGTGCGGGCGCTGTGGAAGACCTCCCTCGCGGTGGGCCGCCACATGCGCGAAGCCGGGGGCGGCTCGATCGTCAACATCGGCTCGATCTCGGCGATCATCGTCAACCGCCCGCAGGAGCAGGCCGCGTACAACGCGTCCAAGGCGGCCGTGCACCAGCTGACCAAGTCGCTGGCCGCGGAGTGGGCGCCGCACGGGATCCGTGTGAACGCCCTCGCCCCGGGGTACGTGCGCACCGCGATGGCCCCTGTCGACGAGCCCCGGTTCCGCCGGCAGTGGATCGAGGACGCACCGCAGCAGCGCGCCGCCTCTCCGGAGGAGATCGCGCCGAGCGTGGTGTTCCTCGCCAGCGACGCCGCCAGCTTCGTCACGGGCACCGTGCTCGTGGCCGACGGCGGCTACACGATCTACTGACCTGCCCGTCCACCCAGACAGGGAGTCCCGTGCGCGTCGTCGTCATCGGAGCCACCGGCCACGTCGGCACCTACCTCGTGCCCCGCCTCGTCGCGGCGGGGCACGAGGTGGTGGCCCTCTCGCGGGGCACCCGCGAGCCCTACCGGCCGCACGAGGCGTGGGCGCGGGTCCAGCGGGTGCAGGTCGACCGGGACGCCGAGGAGGCCGCGGGCAGCTTCGGCGGCCGCATCGCCGACCTGGGCGCCGACGTCGTCGTCGACATGGTCTGCTTCACCCCCGAGCAGGCGGCGCAGCTGGTCGAGGCGCTGCGCGGACGGGTCGGGCACCTCCTGCACGCGGGCACGATCTGGACCCACGGCCGCGCTGCCGCGGCGCCCCTGCGCGAGGAGGACCCGCGCGAGCCGTTCGGCGACTACGGCGTGGGCAAGGTCGCCTGCGAGGACCTCCTGCTCGCGGAGTCACGCCGCGGCGGGGTGCCCACCACCGTCATCCACCCCGGGCACATCAGCGGGCCCGGCTGGCGGGTCATCAACCCCCTGGGCAACACCGACCCGCGCGTCTGGGCCGCGCTCGCGGCGGGCGAGGAGCTGGCCGTGCCGGACGGCGGGCACCAGCTCATGCACCACGTGCACGCCGACGACGTCGCCCAGGTGTTCCAGCGGGCCCTCGAGCACCGCTCGACGGCGGTGGGGGAGAGCTTCTTCGCCGTCTCCGACCGCGGCTGGACGGTCCGCGGGCTGGCCAGGGAGGTGGCGTCCTGGTTCGGCCAGGAAGCCCGGCTGCGCGACGTCACCTGGGAGGAGTTCCGCTCCGGCTACACCGCCCGGCTGGGTGGGGACGAGGGCGCCGAGCACGCCGGAGCCTCATGGGAGCACCTCGTGCGCAACCACAGCGCCTCGGTGGAGAAGGGCCGGCGCCTGCTCGGCTACGAGCCCCGCTGGACCAGCCCGCAGGTGCTGCGGGAGGCACTGGTCTGGCTGAGTTCCCACGGAGAGGTCGACCTCGGTGGCAGGGTGCTGCCGTGCGCGTGAGGCTTCCCAAGGACACCAGGGCACCGCTGCTGGCGCGCGCCTTCGTGCGCAAGGAGCTCGGAGAGCTGCACTCCGTCGAGGTGCGCGACCGCGTCGAGCTGCTCGCCTCCGAGCTGGTCACCAACGCCGTGGTCCACGCCGGCTCGCTGGTCACCATGGACGTGGTGTGCGAGGCCTCCGGCGCGGTGCTCGTAGAGGTCGCCGACGGCAGCCCCGTCCACCCGGTGCTGCGCCAGATCGACCTCCTCGACGAGAGCGGCCGTGGCCTGGAGCTGGTCGACAAGCTCTCCGTGGAGTGGGGCGTGCGCGAGGGCGGCCTGCGCGAGCTGGAGCCCGCGGTCCCGGCCGGCGGTGCTGACGCCGCAGGTGAGCAGAAGGCCCCGGCCCTGCCGGCGGCGCTCGCGGCGGCCCTGGGCGGACGGGTGCCGCGCCAGGCCACCGGCAAGGTGGTCTGGTTCCGCGTCAGCAGCTGACGTCCGGCTGGCGTCAGGTGAGCGGCGAGCCTTCCAGGCGCGCCAGCAGGTCGGCCGCGTCGTCGTAGAGCGGGGCGTCCGGGGCCTCACCGCGCAGCAGCTCGTCGCAGAACCCGCCGGAGCGCACGAGCACCACGCCCACCCCGGCGGCGTGCGCCGAGCGCGCGTCCCACGGGGAGTCGCCCACGGCCACCGCGCGCTGGGCCCCCACCTTCTGCGCTGCCACCGAGAAGAGGTCTCCCGCGGGCTTGGACGCCTCGACGTCGTCGGCGGTGGTGACGGCGTCGACCACCTCGTCGACCAGGTCCGCTCCGATGATCGCGCAGTGGCGCTCCAGCAGGTCGCCCGGACTGGAGGACGCCAGCACCACCGCCAGCCCCCGCTCGTGGCACGCCCGCAGGAGGTCGGCGGCGCCGGGCAGGGCGGGCACCCGGTCCAGCAGCGCCAGGTACTCGGTCTTCCACGCCTCGCGCACGGCGTCGCCGTGCTCGCGCTCGACGTCGTCGCCGGCGACGGCGGCCACGAGCTGGTCGCCGCCCATCCCCACCGCGCGGTGCAGGTGCGGTGCTGGGACGACGACGCCGACCCCCTGGAAGGCGCGGGTCCACGCCACGACGTGCTGGTAGTTCGAGTCGACGAGGGTGCCGTCGACGTCGAAGAGGACCGCGTCCGGAAGGTCGTTCGTCGAGGCATCCATCGTGGGAGCCTCGCACCCTCCGTGTAGCGTCGCGAACCGTGCGCATCCTGGTGACGGGCGGAGCGGGGTACATCGGCAGCCACACGGTGGTGTCGCTGCTGGAGGAGGGACACGACGTCGTCGTCCTGGACGACCTGTCCAACGCGAGCGCCGAGGCGGTGCGGCGGGTCGGTGAGATCGCCGGCCGCGAGGTCGAGCTGCTCGAGGTGGACGTCACCGACGAGGCCGCCGTGCTGGACGCGCTGCAGCGCGTGCGTCCCGAGGCGGTGGTGCACTTCGCGGCGCTCAAGGCCGTGGGCGAGTCGGTGGCCCAGCCCGAGAGGTACTACCGCACCAACGTCGGCGGCAGCCTCAACCTCGTCAAGGCGATGGACGCCGTCGACTGCCGCACCCTCGTCTTCTCCTCCTCCGCCACCGTCTACGGCGCGGCCACGCAGATGCCGCTCACCGAGGACGCGCCGCTCGGCGCCACCAACCCCTACGGGTGGACCAAGTTCATGGTCGAGCAGGTCCTCCGAGACGTCGCCACCAGCGACGACCGCTGGTCGGTGGCGCTGCTGCGCTACTTCAACCCGGTGGGCGCCCACCCGTCGGGCCGCATCGGGGAGGACCCGCGGGGCATCCCCAACAACCTCGTCCCGTTCATCGCCCAGGTGGCCGTGGGCCGCCGCGAGCAGCTGACGATCTTCGGGGACGACTTCGACACCCCCGACGGCACCGGCGTTCGCGACTACATCCACGTGGTCGACCTCGCCGAGGGCCACGTCGCCGCGCTGCGGGCGCTCGCGGGCCTGTCCGGCGGGGGGCGCGGTGCCGGCGCCCGCGCCTGGAACCTCGGCACCGGCCGCGGCTCCTCCGTGCGCGAGGTGGTGGCGGCCTTCGAGAGGGCGTGCGGGCACGAGGTCCCCGTGCGGGTGGCCGCCCGCCGCCCGGGCGACGTGGCGGTCTCCTTCGCGGACCCGGCCCGGGCCCGGGCCGACCTCGGCTGGACGGCGCAGCGCGGCCTGGACGAGATGTGCGCTGACACCTGGCGCTGGCAGACCGCCAACCCCCAGGGCTACGCCAGCGCCTGACGCATGAGCCCAGCGTGCTCGATTAGTCACGCTGAGTTATATCGCTGCAGGAGTTCGTCGCCGCTCCGGCGTGTCTCCTCCGTTTCACGCCGGATCGGTGACGCCCGGTGACACCCTCAGACCATGCTCACGTCGCCGTGGTCACCGAGCGCACAGACGGTGACCCCACCGTCCGCGCGCCGCGACCGCGCCGCCGCCGCGGGGGTCCGGGCCGCCGTCTGGCAGCTCGACCTCCTCACCGGTGAGCTCACCTGGTCCGAGGGGATGCACCGGATCGCCGGCAGCGACCCCGCCACCACCGCACCCTCCATGCAGTGGTGGACCTCCCTGGTGGTCCCCGCCGACCGCGCTCGCGTGCGCGCCTGGCTGCTCGTGGTGCGCGAGGCGCG
This portion of the Quadrisphaera setariae genome encodes:
- a CDS encoding TrpB-like pyridoxal phosphate-dependent enzyme, with protein sequence MASSPVKQHKFLLDESEMPTRWYNIVPDLPAPPPPPLHPGTHQPIGPEDLAGLFPMDLIAQEVSTERYIDIPEEVQEVYRLWRPSPLYRAHSLEKALGTPARIYYKYEGVSPAGSHKPNTAVPQVFYNARAGVKKLTTETGAGQWGTALAFACSLFDLECEVWQVGGSYDAKPYRRTLIETFGGTVHRSPSRLTEAGRAFPEDHTGSLGIAISEAVEVAAQREDTKYALGSVLNHVLLHQTVIGEEALLQLAKAGETDVDLVIGCTGGGSNFGGLCFPFLREKMAGRINPEIRAVEPASAPSLTRGEYRYDFGDTAGLTPLMKMHTLGHDFVPDPIHAGGLRYHGMAPLISHVYELGLMTATSVDQTACFDAAVRFARTEGIVPAPEPTHALAVAIQEALACKETGEEKVIVTALCGHGLLDLAAYEAFLAGRMTDSGLSEEDLRTALAAVPAIG
- a CDS encoding ATP-binding protein codes for the protein MGLETSFGGGTGWRSATRYPAVTASVREARRFVEAELAARGRPDLSDDAGLVLSELAANAVLHARTPFEVVLSWQDRQRVRVDVIDGSPSMPVLATALQTSMTGRGMVLVAALASRWGSERTGSGKCVWFELGGDEERTDPDDPSADDLLAMWADLDTAVTVVVPDLPVAALLAAKEHLDDIVRELQIVMHDPAVVARAEHDAPEEVVLARRLDAAVQAFEPARVQVRTQVVRAAREGRERVTLELVLDPGAAADARRFLEAVEDAHRLSLTGALLTRGDQLGRHAAVRRLYLEEVVRQLHG
- the argG gene encoding argininosuccinate synthase, with amino-acid sequence MSKVLTSLPVGERVGIAFSGGLDTSVAVAWMRDKGAVPCTYTANIGQYDEPDIDAVPGRAGQYGAEVARLVDCREALVEEGLAALTCGAFHIRSAGRAYFNTTPLGRAVTGTKLVRAMLDDDVQIWGDGSTYKGNDIERFYRYGLMANPALRIYKPWLDAQFVAELGGRKEMSEWLVAHDLPYRDSTEKAYSTDANIWGATHEAKSLEQLDTGIEIVQPIMGVRFWDPAVEIEAEDVVIGFEQGRPVSINGRTFSSPVDLVLEANAVGGRHGLGMSDQIENRIIEAKSRGIYEAPGMALLFAAYERLVNAVHNEDTIATYHSEGRRLGRLLYEGRWLDPQALMLRESLQRWVGTAVTGEVTLRLRRGEDYSLLDTTGPNLSYHPDKLSMERTQDAAFGPVDRIGQLTMRNLDIADSRSKLEQYAALGLVGPDAPGVGLVGGLEAAALEPGGAEEIASSGQPSPDDRPLDRAAMEAGTD
- a CDS encoding DEAD/DEAH box helicase, giving the protein MSHLLGAPASPRDPLRRRRGTLGDVPDPADATTALEVDRRPDLPSRLPTGGAAADPDAVFEAFEGWATDRGLSLYPAQEEALIEVVSGSHVVLATPTGSGKSLVALGAHAAAMASGRRSVYTAPIKALVSEKFFALVEVLGAQNVGMVTGDGAVNASAPVVCCTAEVLANRALREGADLDVGLVVMDEFHYYADRDRGWAWQVPLLELTRAQFLLMSATLGDTSRFTDDLRRRTGREAVLVAGAERPVPLHHRWAMTPVHETLEELLEAREAPVYVVHPTQAAALERAQALLSVTVADKGARERIGEALGGFRFTAGFGQVLSKLVRHGVGVHHAGMLPKYRRLVETLAQEGLLPVICGTDTLGVGINVPIRSVLVTSLTKFDGRRTRLLSAREFHQIAGRAGRAGFDTSGTCVVQAPDHLIENERALAKAGDDPKKRRKVVKKKPPEGEVSWAQPTFERLVAAAPEPLTSQMRVTHAMVLNTIARPAPTVPAFRRLLRDNHSDRATQVRLVKRAVAIVRELVAADVVEKLDEPDGDGRTLRLTVDLQADFALNQPLSTFAVAALDVLDPASPTPALDVVSVVEATLDDPRPILLAQQFAARGEAVAAMKAEGIEYEERMELLEEVTWPKPLEELLGAAFEQYRQSAPWLPEDALSPKSVVREMLEQAMTFGDLVRRYNLSRSEGAVLRYLSDAYRALRQTVPEDRRGEGLDDVIEWLGEVVRQTDSSLLDEWEALTHPEALVDGSAPPPPPALRGITANVRAFTVQVRNAMWQRVDLLARRRAWDLAQLDPALDLDAWQAVVADYYAEHDDVGVSAASRAPALLQVTHEREARLWHVRQVVDDPAGDHDWGFLATVDLEASDLEGTAVITGHGLQRM